Part of the Halobaculum halobium genome, CCACGCGGCTGCCTGATTCGGTGACCGCGACGCTGCCGGAGACGATCAGGTCGACGTGTGGCACCTCGTCGGGGCCGACCGGAACGCCGTGGTCTGAGGAGCCAGACACCGTGGTCGCCTCGTCGATATCGGACACCTCGTCGGGCGCGAGCCGGAGGAACGGCTGCTCCGCTCGGAGCCGCGGAACGGCCATGTACACCGTCTTCCCGGCGCGCAACGCGGCGCGTCGGACCGGGAGCTGCGGGGCGTCGGGGTTCGCCTTGATCGCCTCGGCCGCCTCCCACTCCGGGGTATCGGTCAGTCGTTCGCAGGCGGCGTCCGCGCCCGCGAAGTTCGGGATCCGGCCGTGGGGCGGGAACGGGAATCGGGCCTCGCCCGACGCCTCCAGCGCGTCCCAGATCCGATCGCGGAGGAGCTGTTTGTCCACGCTTCAGGTGTCGGTGCCCGTCAACTTTGGCGCGTCGCTCGACCCGCGTCGCTTATGCGCCGCCGCGGCCCATCACCGGGCATGACTTTCGAGGGACGACCCGACCGGGACGCAGAAGTCGTCCTCGTCGGGCGATCGAATGTCGGCAAGTCGACGCTGATGCGCGAGTTGACCGGGCACAACGTGGCGACCGGCAAGAAGCCCGGCGTCACCCGAAAGCCGAACCACTTCGACTGGACCGGCCAGTCGTTCATGTTCACCGACCTCCCGGGCTTCGGATTCATGTCCGGCGTCGAGGAGGACGCGCGCGAGGCGATCAAGACCGACGTGGTTCGCTACGTCGAGGAGCACGCCGACTCGATCATCGCGGGCGTGCTCGTCGTCGACGGCAAGTCCGTCATCGACATCATCGACCGCCACAGCGACGCCGGCGAGATCCCCCACGACGTGGAGCTGTTCCAGTTTCTTCAAGACGTGGACGTGGCCCCGGTCGTCGCGGTGAACAAGATGGACAAAGTTGACGACCGTGACGAGCGCCTGAACGAGCTGTGCGACCGACTGGGGTTGTATCCGCCGTGGCAGCAGTGGTCGGGCGAGGGCGGGACGATCGCGCCGATCACGGCGAAGAACGGGTCGATCGAGCCGCTGAACGAGGCGTTGCGCGGGCACTTTCGGGAGGCGAAACGCGACGACCTGCTGCAGTTCGTGAAATAGCTCGACCGGTCGACCCAGGTGGTCTCGTGGATCCGACTGTCCTGGTCGTTCGTCCCGGGTTGCCCTCGTCGCGCCCGACGGACCCCGTCGCTGTCGGCGGCTGCGGATCGCCGTGCCCCCCGCCCGCCGACAGCGACGACCCCGTTCAGTCCCAGCCGCACAGCGCGGCGCCTCGTCCTCCCCAGCCGGTTCGCTCGCTCCACCTCGGTCGCCTCGCTCGTCTCTCGCGCGGTCGACGGGCACGGAGCCCCGTTGACGTGCGCGCTCCGCCGACGATCCCCGCCCGTCGACGCCGATCGAGTACGAGCGTTTATGCCGCAGAACGCCCCACCCTCGCACAGTAATGGCGAGCGCGGACGCGACCACCGACCACGACGGCGCGGCGTTCCCGGTCCCGGAGCTCCGCGAGCGCGCCGAGGCGTGCGCCGCCCGGCTGTGTGAGGCCGGCGAGTTCCTCTTGTGCTCGCACATCGACGCCGACGGTCTCACCAGCGCCGCGGTCGCGACGGCGGCGTTCGAGCGGGCGGGATTCGACTTCGAGACGGCGTTCTTCAAGCAACTCGACGCCGACGCGGTCGCGAGCATCGCCGCCACGGACTACGACGTGGTCTGTTTCACCGACTTCGGGAGCGGTCAACTCGACGTGATCGCCCCGCGCGAGGAAGCGGGCGAGTTCGTCCCGGTGATCGCCGACCACCACCAGCCGGCCGAGGCGGAAACTGAGTTCCACCTCAATCCGCTCCTCGAAGGACTCGACGGCGCGAGCGAGTTATCGGGAGCGGGGGCAGCGTACCTGCTCGCGCGCGCACTGGGCGACGCGACCGAGACCGACAACCGCGATCTCGCGGCGCTGGCGGTCGTCGGCGCCGTCGGCGACATGCAGGACAACGAGGGCGGGCTCTCGGGCGCCAACGAGGCGCTCGTCGCCGACGCGGTCGCCGCCGGGGCGCTGGCGGAAGTGACGGATCTAGCCCTATACGGACGCCAGACCCGTCCGCTCCCGAAGCTGCTGGAGTACGCCAGCGAGGCGCGGATCCCGGGCATCTCGAACGACCAGGCCGGCGCGATCGAGTTCCTCACGGACCTGGACGTTCCGATGAAAGACGCCGACGGCGAGTGGCGTCGGTGGGTCGACCTCGACGGCGACGAGCGCCGAACGGTCGCGAGCGCGCTCATCCGTCGGGCCGTCTCCTCGGGCGTCCCCAGCGAGCGCGTCGACGCGCTCGTGGACACCACCTACGTGCTCGCCGACGAGGAACCCGGCACCGAGTTGCGAGACGTGAGCGAATTCTCGACACTGCTGAACGCGACCGCGCGTTACGAGCGCGCCGACGTGGGGCTCGCGGTCTGTCTCGGGGACCGCGGCGCCGCGCTCGACCGCGCCCGCACCCTCCTGCGGAACCACCGTCGGAACCTCTCCGAGGGGCTCCAATGGATCACGAACGAGGGGGTCGAACGCGAGGAACACGTCCAGTGGTTCGACGCCGGCACTAGGATCCGCGAGACCATCGTCGGCATCGTCGCGGGAATGGCCGTCGGCGCGAACGGCGTCTCCGCCCGCAAGCCGATCGTCGCCTTTGCGGACAAGGGAGCGGGGGAGACGAAAGTCTCGGCCAGAGGGAGCGGATTCCTCGTCCGCGAGGGGCTCGACCTCTCGGCGGTGCTGCGCGAGGCGAGCCGGGCGGTCGGTGGCGACGGCGGCGGACACGACGTGGCTGCCGGCGCGACGATCCCCGCCGACGAGCGCGAGGCGTTCCTCGAGGCGGTCGACGAGTTAGTCGGCGAGCAGTTGGCCGACGAATAGACCGCCGCTCAGGCCGACTCGGACGTGGACGACGTGCCGATGTCGCGGAACAACATCCGATAGTCGTTCGGCGAGAACGCGGACGTGAGGTCTTCCATCTCCGACTGCAGCGACTCGATGCGGTCGAGGAGGTCCTCGTACTCCGGAGAGGATCGAAGTTCGGCGGGGGTTCGCTCGGCCTCCAGCACCGCTCGCTTCGTCACGAGCGATGCCGTCCGCTGGAGGGTGTCGTCGTACTGTGCGCGCGTTCCCAGCCGCTCGACCGCCGACTGGATATCGTCGCGGGTGGCGGGCTTCACGAGGTACAGGTCGAACCCCATCTTGACGATGTCGACGTCTGGCTCCACCGCGGTCACCATCGCAACCCGGCAGTCGAGACCGCGCTCGCGGATCGCCGCGAGCACGTCGGCCCCGGAGGTGTCCGGAAGCCGCCGGTCGAGGAGGACCGCGTCGGTCGTGTCGTCGACGGCCTCGAGCGCCTCTGCGCCCGTGTTGGCGACTGTGACGTCGTAGGTCCCCGAGAGATACCCGCGGTACAGGTCGGCTACTTCGGGTTCGTCTTCGACGATGAGCACGCGCCGTGTCACCGCGACCGACCCCCGACGTGCTCGACCCCGCCGTCAGTCATGTTCGTTTACCCGATGTGTTTGTGCTTAAAGCTATCGCACGCAAATTCGGCCGTAGAAAGCTGTTGATCAGCTAATATGAGGTTTTCAATACTTCTGCTCGATCGAGGTCCGACCGCCGTCGATCTGCCGGAGCACGGCGGAACCGTTTTCATTTGTGAGGACGGCGGATACCAATATGGTAGCCACTGTTCCAACCGGGGTCGACGGACTCGACTCTGTCCTCAACGGCGGTCTCGTCGAGAACGCGACGGTGCTCGTGAGCGGAAACCCCGGGACGGGGAAGTCCCTCTTCGGGATCCAATACCTCTATGACGGGGTCACTGACCACGACGAACACGGGATCTACATCTCCTTCGAGGAAAATGAGGAGGATATCCGTCAGGCGGCCGAGTCGATCGGCTTCGACCGATGGGGCGATCTCGTCGACGAGGGGTCGATCAAGGTGTACGACAAACAGCACATGCTCCGCGAGGGCGACTTCTCGTCGGCGCTCGACACGCTGTTGGAGGACTTCGCGAACGCCTCCTACGACCGGCTGGTACTCGACTCGCTGACGATGTTCTCGCTGTTCTTCGAGAACGAGAAGGAAAAGCGAACGTACCTCCTGAAGTTCTCGGACATCCTCAAACAGAACGGGCTCACGTCGCTGCTCATCAACGAGCAGGGCGCGGTGTTCCCGGAGACGGAGATCGGCCTGGAGAACTTCCTTACCGATGGGAACATCTACTTCATTCAGACGCCGACCGACTCCGGTGTCAACCGCTACGTCTGGGTGGCCAAGATGCGCAAGCAGGACATCGACACAGACATCTTCCCGATGGAGATCGACGAGGGCGGGATCAAGGTGTACGAGCGCGCTGGCGGGTTCTCGATGATGGGCCGGGACGGCCCGGACGACGGGTTCTGACGCCTCACGCTCCTGCCGGGACCGGGGACCTCAGCCTCACCCGTCGGTCATCGTCCGCCACACGTCGTCGAGCTTGTTCTTCACCTCCGACCGCTCTTCCAACTCGACGGTTAACCCGTCTTGGAACGTCACGTTCACACCGTCGACACACCGACGGTACACCTTGATGCGACGGTGCTCGTCGGAGAGCGGACGATCGTGGAGCTCCAACAGTTCGGTGTCCTCAAGCTCGTTGATCCGCCGGTAACAGGTGGCGATCGGTACGTCGAGCTGGTCCGACAGTTCCTGTGCAGACTTCGCCTCACCCGCCGCATCGAGAATCTCGGGGTTGTATTTCGTCCCCAGCACCTCGATGATCTCCTCATCGTCTGCAGGCATAACTCTCAATACTGATTGTGCGTGTGATAAGCGTACCGCCTTCATTCCAGCTCCCTCGCCTGAATTTGGTACTGTTGACCTACCGGTATCTGTACCGATATTCGCCGTTCAGATATCTTTTCTGATAGGCGGCAGCGTAGGTTTAAAAATCGATCCCGAGTCGTCGCCGCCAGTGCCCGGCCTACGGCAGGGATCGGGACCAAGAGAATCATACAATGTTCGAATTCATCACTGAGGAGGAAGAGCGCGGGCAGGTGGGCATCGGGACGCTCATCGTGTTCATCGCGATGGTACTCGTGGCGGCGATCGCCGCGGGTGTCCTGATCAACACCGCCGGCTTCCTCCAGAGCAAATCACAGGAGACCGGACAACAGTCGACCAAGCAGGTCAGCGATCGGCTCCAAGAAGTTGTCACCACCGGGAACGTCACTGACGGAACGGTGGATAAAGTGAACGTGACCGTCACACAGGCACCGGGTTCTGGCGAGATCGATCTCGAGAACGTGACCATCACCTGGGTCGGTCCTGAGGGGACGTTTATCCTGAACCACGAGAATGCGTCGACCGATGTCGACAGCAAGTTCTACACGTCCTTCGTGAAGAACGCGGGTGGATCCCCTACGGTGCTGAACGATCCGGACGACCGTTTCAACATCGAATTCAGGCTGGACAACGGCGACGGGAAGCCGGACAAGCTCAATGAGGGCGACGAGGTGACGATCAAGATCAACACGATGGCCGGTGCGACGACGACGATTCGATTCACCGTTCCTGAATCGCTCGACGGGCAAGGCGGCGTCGAGCTGTAATCCGGCCGCAACGAACGCGACTACACTTTTTATCATACGCCACTGAACAGCGAGTCATGAGCGACGACGCGCCGCGCGGGAACCCCGGCGTCGATCCGGACGACCTCGATATCTCGAAAAGCGAGTACGTCCGCGAGTTGGGCGACGACCGGTACGTCGTCTCGCCCGGCCGTCGTCAGCCGCAGCAGCCGGCGGCGGCGAACCGATCCGACGGCGCGGAGACGGAACACCCGGGGGAGGGCACGTCCGAGGCCGCGGCGACGGACGCCGACACGGACGCGCCGGGGGATCTCGACGTCGCCTCGACCGCCGAGTCGGTCCGAGAGGGGCTCTCACCGACGGACGCTCCCGGAGCCGCCGGTCCGGAGACGGACGCGTCGTCGTCGCCGGCGCCGTCAACCTCGCAGACCTCGTCGACGGATCGGACGACCGCGACCGCAGGCGATCCCAGCGACGATATCGACGATCCGTCCCGACCATCGCAGCCGCCCGCCGCGGGCACCGACGACAGGCTTCCGGGTGGGTCGACGGGCGGCGACG contains:
- a CDS encoding 5-formyltetrahydrofolate cyclo-ligase, which translates into the protein MDKQLLRDRIWDALEASGEARFPFPPHGRIPNFAGADAACERLTDTPEWEAAEAIKANPDAPQLPVRRAALRAGKTVYMAVPRLRAEQPFLRLAPDEVSDIDEATTVSGSSDHGVPVGPDEVPHVDLIVSGSVAVTESGSRVGKGEGFADLEFAVLSELGAVDEETTVATTVHPMQVVDRAVELAAHDVPLDLICTPKRTIRTAETRGGGAPARPDGVHWDVLADEKLESIPVLRRLRPK
- the engB gene encoding GTP-binding protein EngB, whose product is MTFEGRPDRDAEVVLVGRSNVGKSTLMRELTGHNVATGKKPGVTRKPNHFDWTGQSFMFTDLPGFGFMSGVEEDAREAIKTDVVRYVEEHADSIIAGVLVVDGKSVIDIIDRHSDAGEIPHDVELFQFLQDVDVAPVVAVNKMDKVDDRDERLNELCDRLGLYPPWQQWSGEGGTIAPITAKNGSIEPLNEALRGHFREAKRDDLLQFVK
- a CDS encoding single-stranded-DNA-specific exonuclease RecJ, with amino-acid sequence MASADATTDHDGAAFPVPELRERAEACAARLCEAGEFLLCSHIDADGLTSAAVATAAFERAGFDFETAFFKQLDADAVASIAATDYDVVCFTDFGSGQLDVIAPREEAGEFVPVIADHHQPAEAETEFHLNPLLEGLDGASELSGAGAAYLLARALGDATETDNRDLAALAVVGAVGDMQDNEGGLSGANEALVADAVAAGALAEVTDLALYGRQTRPLPKLLEYASEARIPGISNDQAGAIEFLTDLDVPMKDADGEWRRWVDLDGDERRTVASALIRRAVSSGVPSERVDALVDTTYVLADEEPGTELRDVSEFSTLLNATARYERADVGLAVCLGDRGAALDRARTLLRNHRRNLSEGLQWITNEGVEREEHVQWFDAGTRIRETIVGIVAGMAVGANGVSARKPIVAFADKGAGETKVSARGSGFLVREGLDLSAVLREASRAVGGDGGGHDVAAGATIPADEREAFLEAVDELVGEQLADE
- a CDS encoding HalX domain-containing protein — its product is MTRRVLIVEDEPEVADLYRGYLSGTYDVTVANTGAEALEAVDDTTDAVLLDRRLPDTSGADVLAAIRERGLDCRVAMVTAVEPDVDIVKMGFDLYLVKPATRDDIQSAVERLGTRAQYDDTLQRTASLVTKRAVLEAERTPAELRSSPEYEDLLDRIESLQSEMEDLTSAFSPNDYRMLFRDIGTSSTSESA
- a CDS encoding RAD55 family ATPase; this translates as MVATVPTGVDGLDSVLNGGLVENATVLVSGNPGTGKSLFGIQYLYDGVTDHDEHGIYISFEENEEDIRQAAESIGFDRWGDLVDEGSIKVYDKQHMLREGDFSSALDTLLEDFANASYDRLVLDSLTMFSLFFENEKEKRTYLLKFSDILKQNGLTSLLINEQGAVFPETEIGLENFLTDGNIYFIQTPTDSGVNRYVWVAKMRKQDIDTDIFPMEIDEGGIKVYERAGGFSMMGRDGPDDGF
- a CDS encoding helix-turn-helix domain-containing protein, with translation MPADDEEIIEVLGTKYNPEILDAAGEAKSAQELSDQLDVPIATCYRRINELEDTELLELHDRPLSDEHRRIKVYRRCVDGVNVTFQDGLTVELEERSEVKNKLDDVWRTMTDG
- a CDS encoding archaellin/type IV pilin N-terminal domain-containing protein, producing the protein MFEFITEEEERGQVGIGTLIVFIAMVLVAAIAAGVLINTAGFLQSKSQETGQQSTKQVSDRLQEVVTTGNVTDGTVDKVNVTVTQAPGSGEIDLENVTITWVGPEGTFILNHENASTDVDSKFYTSFVKNAGGSPTVLNDPDDRFNIEFRLDNGDGKPDKLNEGDEVTIKINTMAGATTTIRFTVPESLDGQGGVEL
- a CDS encoding DUF7500 family protein; its protein translation is MSDDAPRGNPGVDPDDLDISKSEYVRELGDDRYVVSPGRRQPQQPAAANRSDGAETEHPGEGTSEAAATDADTDAPGDLDVASTAESVREGLSPTDAPGAAGPETDASSSPAPSTSQTSSTDRTTATAGDPSDDIDDPSRPSQPPAAGTDDRLPGGSTGGDESGADGGATASERPASHARRGAPRGESTASPSDLDAGAVGEWLAASLADTEFAYGFDATLLLDGRTARHRMASDDVGETFETLVTWFADAAGGDTPTEDAIGILLAGMDTSPRLPPNAVRSALAELGVSRDDSVEDVLAALEEAGGLRLE